Within the Candidatus Binatia bacterium genome, the region AACGACTTCACCGCCGAGAGCGCCGGGCTGGAGCCTGGTACGCTAAGCCCCTTCGCGGTGGCCGCGATGGGCGAGATCGGAGTCGACATATCCTCCAAAAAGACGAAGGGGGTCTTCGATCTCTTCAAAGCCGGCCGGCTCTTCTCGTACGTGATTACGGTCTGCGATGAAACAAGCGCGCAGCGCTGTCCGATTTTTCCCGGACAGGCGCAGCGTTTGCACTGGAGCTTCCCGGATCCCGCCGACGCGCAAGGCTCTTGGGCCGACCGCCTCGCGGAGACGCGCCGCATACGCGACGATATTCGTGCGAAGATCGTCGCGTGGTGCGGCGAAGCCTGCGGCCCTACCGATTCCGGTGTCGGCGGCGCAGTCCAGACGAGACGGTGACGTTGGCGGCCTTCGACGCGATGCCGTTTGCGACGACGTAGAGCTTGCTCGCGCCGGTTTCGATTCCGCTCGGAACGTCGAAGTTCGTCGAAACCTTCTCCGACCCGGTCGCGACGCCCATCGTGCTGTGGTCGTGCGTCTTCGCGTAGAAGACGTGCCCCGACGCGTTGTTGACGATGCGGACGAGCGGGTAGTTCGTCGCGTTCTGGTACTCATCGCCGAACGACATCGCTTGGCTCAGACCGTTGAACTGCGTGCCGGAGATCTGATAGGTCTGACCGGAGCTGATCGTGGACGGCGAGCTCGTGATCGTCGGCGCCCAGCCGGACTTCGGCGAGCCCGTCGGCGTGTAGAGCACGACGCTCGAGTATCCGAGCATCATCACCTGACCGGTCGGGAGCAGTATCGGCGGTCCGGCGGCGCCGCCGACGGAGACGAACGTCGTTCCGTTGAACTCGTAGAGCTCGCCGCTCACGCCGAAGACGAGAACGTTGCCGCTCGGCTCGAGCACCGCGAACGAGTCACCGGCGTTATCGCCGTTCGGAAAATCGGGACCGACGGTCCACGTTCCCGCCTGGCTGCCGGTCGAGTGATAGACGGCGGTGTGTCCGGTTCCATAGCCGCTCGGTCCCGAGCCGGAACCGGTCGCGAAGACCGTTCCGTCGGGGCGCAGGATCGCGGGTCCGATCTCACCCGGCGGCAGATAGCAGTCCTTGGTCTTCGGTCCGTACGTCAAGCACTGCTTGAACGGCGAGGGCGAGTGCAGATCCACGATCGTCGAGCCGGCGGTCTTCCACTTGCCGGTGGCGGGATCGTAGATCTCCGAGTTCGGCGCGTTCTTCACGTCCTCGGTAAGAATCGTGCCGTCGGCGAGCAGCGTCCAGCCTTCCTCGGCATTCCAGTCGGACTTGCCCTTGTCGCTCACGGTTTTCCACTTCAGCGACTTCGGAATCAGAACGGCATCCCAGGGATGGAGCTTGTCGCCCATCATCAACTGCCCGTTCGGCAGGACGGTCGAAGGAGAGTCGCCGATCCACTTCCAGTGATTCGGATGCCCGAGCTTCGTCCAGGTGTTCTTCGCGGGATCGTAGACTGCGCCGAGGTTGACGAGTTGAAGATCGTAATTTCCGGGACTGTTATACTCGCCGCCGCTGATGACGAGGCGTCCGTCGGCAAGCACGTCCGACGCGAACGCGTCGGGGTCGTAGCCGCTCGGCAGCGTGGCAACTTGCGTCCAGGTTCCGTTCGCGTAGCTGCCCGTGTCGTCGGGGACGTACTTGTACCACGTGTTACCGGCGTAGCTCTGCGCGAGCACGGAGCCGTCGGTCATGAGCCAGGCCATCTCCATCCCGACCGGCGGTTGGCTATGGTTACGCAGTCGCGTAAAGGATCCGGCGCGCTCCATGACGATGCCCTGCGCGGCTTCCGGTCCGATTCCGGGAAGCATCGAGCGGCTTCCGGCGCATCCGGCGGAACCGACGGCGAGGACGGCAGCGAGTGCAACGAGTGCAGGCTTGAGGCGTAAACGGAACACGCGAACCTCCAAATGCGACGAAGAGTGCAGGGGGAACCCTGCACCTTTTTAGGTCGTAGGACGTTTTCCCCCGTGCGGCCGACGCCTGGAGGAAGGCAAGCTTCCCTACCGCAACCTCGATGACGGGAGGACCGCCCGTGCCCGCAACCGCCGTTCGCGCATCCGCCGCGCTCT harbors:
- a CDS encoding arsenate reductase ArsC; amino-acid sequence: MKRNVLFICVHNSARSQMAEAFLNELCANDFTAESAGLEPGTLSPFAVAAMGEIGVDISSKKTKGVFDLFKAGRLFSYVITVCDETSAQRCPIFPGQAQRLHWSFPDPADAQGSWADRLAETRRIRDDIRAKIVAWCGEACGPTDSGVGGAVQTRR